TGCCAATAATGCTGGATGTCGGAACTAATAATGTGGAGTACCTCAACGACCCGCTTTATTTAGGTTGGCAAGAAAAACGCCTTGAGGGTGATGCTTACTTAGAAATGGTTGATGAATTTGTTGAAGCGATTCAAGACAAATATCCTACTGCCTTGATTCAGTTTGAAGATTTTACTACTGACAATGCTTATAGATTACTTGATATCTACAAAGACAAATGTCTTTGCTTTAATGATGATATTCAAGGTACTGCTGCTGTAGCTTTGGCTGGAATCCTTGCTTATGAAAGAGCTTCTGCTACTGACCTTAAAGACATGAAATTTATGTTCTTGGGAGCTGGTGCTGCGGCAACAGGCATTGGTGACTTGGTTGTCTCTGCAATGGTAGAGCGCGGTATGGATGAAGCTGAAGCTCGCAAGCAATTATGGTTTATTGATAGTCAAGGTTTGGTTGTTGCTTCTCGCGACAAGCTTGCTAGTCACAAACAGGGATTCGCTCATGATCTTGAAGCCATGGAATTCTCGCAAGCGCTTGAAGTTTTAAAACCTAATGTTTTGATTGGTGCAACAGGTTCACCTGGTACTTTTACTCAAGAGATTGTTGAACAGATGATTTCTTTTCATGAAACACCGGCAATCTTTGCATTGTCTAACCCAACTTCCAAAGCAGAATGTACTGCAGAGCAGGCTTATAGTTGGAGTAAGGGCAAAGCGATTTTTGTAAGTGGTAGTCCATTTGATGCTGTAACTTACGAAGGCACAAAACTAGTTCCTGGTCAGGGTAACAATGCCTATATTTTCCCTGGCATTGGTCTTGGTGCTATTGCTTGTAATCTTTCAAGAGTCACTGATGATATGTTCTTAGTTGCCGCGCAAACACTTGCCAACTTTGTTAATGAAAATGATTTAGCCAACGGTACTATGTATCCACGATTGAATGAGATTCGCAAAGCATCTCTTGCTATTGCAGTTGCCATTGCCACCAAAGCTTATGACAAAGGATTAGCTCAAGCTCCGCGTCCTGATGATATTGAAGCGCATATTGCTCAACTTGTTTATGATCCGAGTTACTAGGAATCGCAGAATATGCCTAGAATACTCTTGTATGTGTTGCATTTTTCAGTGTATCCTTTTATTGTTATACCCCATGGGGGTATAATCCGTCCTGTTTTTACCGTATTTTAAGGAATAGTTGCATAATAAGTAAGTAGTTGTAGCTAGCAATGAGTGTAGCGAACACAACCAGGAGCCATAGGCTCCGCAACCAGCAAATCTTTGATTTGCGCAACCAGGCACGAAGTGCCGTAAACCACGAGCGAAGCGAGTACCAATGGCCGGCGATGAAGACAACGAAGACAAGCAGTTTGAGGCGACTCAGCATAAGCTAAAAGAGCAACGCAAAAAAGGTAATGTCTTCAAGAGTAAAGATTTAACTCAACTATGCGTAATGATAGTTGGTTTTGTTATGCTCTTTGTTTTTGGTAATTTTGTTTACAAGGCTATCTATGAGCTTTGTATTGGTTTGTGGACTGAGATCCCCAATTTTGATAAAGTCAGTGGAGCTTATATTGCCACCAAGGCTTGGACTACCTTGGTTTATGTTATTGCACCTACATTAATAGCACTTGCCTTTATAGCTGTTTCTATTGAGGTGCTTCAACTTGGTGGAGTGATGTTTACCATGGAACCGCTTAAATTCAAACTTGAGAAGTTGGATCCTATCAAGGGTCTGAAAAATATGTTCAATGTCAAGTCATTGTTTGAACTTGGTAAGGGCTTATTGAAAGTGATAATCACGGCCTATCTAGCTTGGACAGTGGTTAGCGCGCATATGCCTAAGATACTTGGTAACATTAATGCCGCTCACAAACTATCGAGCTTCTATGTGGTTGCAGGGATTTTTTGGGAATTCTTTTGGAAAATGTCTATGATGCTTTTTGCTGTTGCCTTGATAGACTTTTTATTTCAACGTTGGAAATTTATGAAAGACCAACGTATGAGTTTTAAAGAAATGAAAGACGAGTACAAAGAAACAGAGGGTGATCCTCTAATTAAATCTAAACGTAGACAAAAACAAAGAGAGATCGCTCAAGGCGGTGGTGGTGGTGGAATGGCACGTGTACCAGAAGCTGATTTTGTGGTGAAAAATCCTTCACACGTTGCACTTGCTGTTAAATATAATGATGATATGGATGAAGCTCCCAAGGTATTAGCCAAAGGTGCTGACTTGCTTGCTGATCAAATTATCAAAATTGCAGAGGCTTATGGGGTCCCTGTCATTGAGAACATACCTTTGTCTCGTGCCCTGTTTCGCTTGGTGAGAGTGAATCAGGAGATACCGCCAGACCTTTACAAAGCAGTCGCTGAAGTATTGCTATTCGTTTACAAAGTACGTGGTAGTTCGTTTAAATAACAAAATTGCATCGGGTGCTTGGAAGTTTTTGGTAGAAATTTGGAATTTCAGCAGGCCCCCGATTAATGAAGATACCCCTATGCTCTGTATCGGGGTGCTCCATTTCACCAGCTTGTTGCGCACAGGGAAGCATGAAGAAAGCTGTAGCTTTGTTATGCTTCGATGTCAGAGGCTCAGGATGACACTAATTAACGTTTGTCAGACAACTCACGCAGATATTTATATGAAGTAATTTCCTCAGCACTCAATTTACTTGGTATATCAATGATGATATGAACGTAATGATCACCAAGGATCTCTCCTTGAGAGTTTTTAAGACCTTTGCTACGTAAACGTAAGATTCTACCGTTGTGAGTACCAGCAGGAATTACTACTTCAACAATGTGTTCAAGCGTAGGAATTTTTTTAGTACAGCCAAGTACCGCTTCTTGAGGTTCAATTGTTAGCTCACTATGAACATCATCTTCATCAAGCCAAAACTGCTCATGTTCAGTTAACCTAACTAATAAATAAAGATCACCAGCTGTGCCACCATTTTCTCCAGGTTTACCTTCACCAGCTACTTTGATTCTTGTGCCATTGCGCACTCCAGGAGGGATACTTACTTCTAGTCGTCTGATGTTTTTACTAGAGATTGTAATCTCGATTTTGCGCATGCAGCCGTGGTAAGCATCTTCAAGACTCAAGTCGATAAGCATTTCAAAGTCTTCACCTTTGACTGGCTTTGGTGTTGACTCTGTCTTAGAACGGTTTTGAGAGCCACTTGCTTTCTCTGCCTCTTCTTTCTGTTTGCCAAAAAACATTTCAAAGAAATCACTTTTGTTTTCTTCATTTTTGGAGCTGGTTGTTCTTGTTCTCTCTTGCTGTTTTCGTCCTTTGTCAGTAGTTTGTTTTTCTCGTAATTCTTGTTCTTTTTGTTTGTAAAAATCTGCAAATGAATTATAGTTGGAATACATCTTCTGTTGCTTGAAGGTCTGTGACTTTGAATCAAAAGGATTAGTTTGTTTCATATTGGAGTAAATATAGTCATATCTACCTTTTTTATTTTTGTCTTTGAGCACTTCATATGCTTCGCTAATTTTTTTAAATTGTTCTTCTGAGCCTGTACTTGCATCGGGGTGATGCTGTTTAGCTAATTTTTTGAATGCCGCTTTAACTTCCTTTTCATCGGAATCCTTATTTACGCCAAGGGTCTTATAATAATCTTTGAAA
The Cyanobacteriota bacterium genome window above contains:
- a CDS encoding NAD-dependent malic enzyme, whose protein sequence is MKTMQKQGLRGADLLDNRKYNKSTAFTAQEREELGLRGLLPAKVCDADVQAGRILRTLANKHTDMERYIFLVALLERNERLFYQIVTNNIELTMPIIYTPTVGQACKEFAQNFRKSRGFYINVGDKGDIRKILDNWPHDDVKVIVVTDGQRILGLGDLGSNGMGIPIGKLQLYVAGAGINPDQCLPIMLDVGTNNVEYLNDPLYLGWQEKRLEGDAYLEMVDEFVEAIQDKYPTALIQFEDFTTDNAYRLLDIYKDKCLCFNDDIQGTAAVALAGILAYERASATDLKDMKFMFLGAGAAATGIGDLVVSAMVERGMDEAEARKQLWFIDSQGLVVASRDKLASHKQGFAHDLEAMEFSQALEVLKPNVLIGATGSPGTFTQEIVEQMISFHETPAIFALSNPTSKAECTAEQAYSWSKGKAIFVSGSPFDAVTYEGTKLVPGQGNNAYIFPGIGLGAIACNLSRVTDDMFLVAAQTLANFVNENDLANGTMYPRLNEIRKASLAIAVAIATKAYDKGLAQAPRPDDIEAHIAQLVYDPSY
- a CDS encoding EscU/YscU/HrcU family type III secretion system export apparatus switch protein — protein: MAGDEDNEDKQFEATQHKLKEQRKKGNVFKSKDLTQLCVMIVGFVMLFVFGNFVYKAIYELCIGLWTEIPNFDKVSGAYIATKAWTTLVYVIAPTLIALAFIAVSIEVLQLGGVMFTMEPLKFKLEKLDPIKGLKNMFNVKSLFELGKGLLKVIITAYLAWTVVSAHMPKILGNINAAHKLSSFYVVAGIFWEFFWKMSMMLFAVALIDFLFQRWKFMKDQRMSFKEMKDEYKETEGDPLIKSKRRQKQREIAQGGGGGGMARVPEADFVVKNPSHVALAVKYNDDMDEAPKVLAKGADLLADQIIKIAEAYGVPVIENIPLSRALFRLVRVNQEIPPDLYKAVAEVLLFVYKVRGSSFK
- a CDS encoding DnaJ domain-containing protein, with the translated sequence MDFKDYYKTLGVNKDSDEKEVKAAFKKLAKQHHPDASTGSEEQFKKISEAYEVLKDKNKKGRYDYIYSNMKQTNPFDSKSQTFKQQKMYSNYNSFADFYKQKEQELREKQTTDKGRKQQERTRTTSSKNEENKSDFFEMFFGKQKEEAEKASGSQNRSKTESTPKPVKGEDFEMLIDLSLEDAYHGCMRKIEITISSKNIRRLEVSIPPGVRNGTRIKVAGEGKPGENGGTAGDLYLLVRLTEHEQFWLDEDDVHSELTIEPQEAVLGCTKKIPTLEHIVEVVIPAGTHNGRILRLRSKGLKNSQGEILGDHYVHIIIDIPSKLSAEEITSYKYLRELSDKR